Proteins from a genomic interval of Rattus norvegicus strain BN/NHsdMcwi chromosome 2, GRCr8, whole genome shotgun sequence:
- the Sirpal1 gene encoding tyrosine-protein phosphatase non-receptor type substrate 1 isoform X3 encodes MLLLDTWANILHSALLLVLLLELKVADMKELKVIQPKKSVCVDAGGSVTLNCTVTSLTPVGPIKWFRGVGHSRHLIYYFTGYHFSRITNASDATKRGNLDFSIHISNVTPADAGTYYCVKFQKGIVEPDIEIQSGGGTELSVFVADMKELKVFQPKKSVCVDAGGSVTLNCTVTSLTPVGPIKWYRGVGHNRHLIYNFTGYRFPRVTNASDATKRGNLDFSIHISNVTPADAGTYYCVKFQKGIVEPDIEIQSGGGTELLVFELKTSHIAKILAAALIGCKLLLRFSMEINADEKPLKTAHKDTIRTT; translated from the exons TAGCAGatatgaaagagctgaaggtgatcCAGCCTAAGAAATCAGTTTGTGTTGATGCTGGAGGATCAGTTACTCTGAATTGCACAGTCACATCTCTCACCCCTGTGGGGCCCATCAAGTGGTTCAGGGGTGTAGGACACAGTAGGCATCTGATATATTATTTCACCGGATACCATTTCTCCAGAATAACAAATGCCTCAGATGCTACAAAGAGAGGCAACCTGGACTTTTCTATCCACATCAGTAATGTCACACCTGCTGATGCAGGTACCTACTACTGTGTGAAGTTCCAGAAAGGAATAGTAGAGCCTGACATTGAGATTCAGTCTGGAGGTGGCACTGAGTTGTCAGTATTTG tAGCAGatatgaaagagctgaaggtgttcCAGCCTAAGAAATCAGTTTGTGTTGATGCTGGAGGATCAGTTACTCTGAATTGCACAGTCACATCTCTCACCCCTGTGGGGCCCATCAAGTGGTACAGGGGTGTAGGACACAATAGGCACCTGATATACAATTTCACCGGATACCGTTTCCCCAGAGTAACAAATGCCTCAGATGCTACAAAGAGAGGCAACCTGGACTTTTCTATCCACATCAGTAATGTCACACCTGCTGATGCAGGTACCTACTACTGTGTGAAGTTCCAGAAAGGAATAGTAGAGCCTGACATTGAGATTCAGTCTGGAGGTGGCACTGAGTTGTTAGTATTTG AACTGAAGACATCACACATTGCTAAAATCCTTGCAGCTGCACTCATTGGATGCAAACTACTCCTG AGATTCAGCATGGAAATCAATGCTGATGAGAAGCCGCTGAAGACTGCTCATAAAGACACAATTAGGACAACTTGA
- the Sirpal1 gene encoding tyrosine-protein phosphatase non-receptor type substrate 1 isoform X4 yields MLLLDTWANILHSALLLVLLLELKVADMKELKVIQPKKSVCVDAGGSVTLNCTVTSLTPVGPIKWFRGVGHSRHLIYYFTGYHFSRITNASDATKRGNLDFSIHISNVTPADAGTYYCVKFQKGIVEPDIEIQSGGGTELSVFVADMKELKVFQPKKSVCVDAGGSVTLNCTVTSLTPVGPIKWYRGVGHNRHLIYNFTGYRFPRVTNASDATKRGNLDFSIHISNVTPADAGTYYCVKFQKGIVEPDIEIQSGGGTELLVFELKTSHIAKILAAALIGCKLLLVIAVTLIYRHRCKMLE; encoded by the exons TAGCAGatatgaaagagctgaaggtgatcCAGCCTAAGAAATCAGTTTGTGTTGATGCTGGAGGATCAGTTACTCTGAATTGCACAGTCACATCTCTCACCCCTGTGGGGCCCATCAAGTGGTTCAGGGGTGTAGGACACAGTAGGCATCTGATATATTATTTCACCGGATACCATTTCTCCAGAATAACAAATGCCTCAGATGCTACAAAGAGAGGCAACCTGGACTTTTCTATCCACATCAGTAATGTCACACCTGCTGATGCAGGTACCTACTACTGTGTGAAGTTCCAGAAAGGAATAGTAGAGCCTGACATTGAGATTCAGTCTGGAGGTGGCACTGAGTTGTCAGTATTTG tAGCAGatatgaaagagctgaaggtgttcCAGCCTAAGAAATCAGTTTGTGTTGATGCTGGAGGATCAGTTACTCTGAATTGCACAGTCACATCTCTCACCCCTGTGGGGCCCATCAAGTGGTACAGGGGTGTAGGACACAATAGGCACCTGATATACAATTTCACCGGATACCGTTTCCCCAGAGTAACAAATGCCTCAGATGCTACAAAGAGAGGCAACCTGGACTTTTCTATCCACATCAGTAATGTCACACCTGCTGATGCAGGTACCTACTACTGTGTGAAGTTCCAGAAAGGAATAGTAGAGCCTGACATTGAGATTCAGTCTGGAGGTGGCACTGAGTTGTTAGTATTTG AACTGAAGACATCACACATTGCTAAAATCCTTGCAGCTGCACTCATTGGATGCAAACTACTCCTGGTAATTGCTGTCACTCTCATTTACAGGCACAGATGCAAAATGCTCGAAT AG